From Trichocoleus sp. FACHB-46, one genomic window encodes:
- the rbfA gene encoding 30S ribosome-binding factor RbfA translates to MATSRRVSRVSELIKREVSQMLLSGIKDDRVGTGMVSVTDVDVSGDLQHAKVFVSIYGSDEAREETMAGLKSATGYVRSELGQRVRLRRTPEVIFVEDRSIERGTRVLSLINQLSQDRKPDDAAAEIDQDADDWEQDLVGAEDEDED, encoded by the coding sequence ATGGCTACTAGTCGTCGCGTCTCTCGCGTTTCAGAATTAATTAAACGAGAAGTCAGCCAAATGCTCCTCTCTGGCATTAAAGATGACCGAGTGGGTACGGGTATGGTCAGCGTCACCGACGTAGACGTATCGGGCGATTTGCAGCATGCCAAAGTCTTCGTCAGCATTTATGGCAGCGATGAAGCGAGAGAGGAGACAATGGCGGGGCTGAAGTCAGCGACAGGCTATGTTCGTAGCGAACTAGGACAGCGGGTTCGGCTGCGACGCACCCCAGAAGTGATTTTTGTCGAAGATCGCTCTATTGAGCGCGGCACCCGTGTTCTCTCTCTGATTAACCAGTTGAGTCAAGACCGCAAGCCTGACGATGCAGCCGCAGAAATTGACCAAGACGCAGACGACTGGGAGCAAGATTTGGTTGGAGCTGAAGATGAGGATGAGGATTAA
- a CDS encoding DUF751 family protein, with amino-acid sequence MVNVSRYPTYFISIGLGVFLNAVRPLIPLFKKPTTAIALTGIFVAGLVFLSLTLRAMLGLSPA; translated from the coding sequence TTGGTTAACGTATCTCGCTACCCCACCTACTTCATCAGTATTGGTTTGGGAGTCTTCCTAAATGCTGTCAGACCTTTAATCCCTCTTTTTAAGAAGCCCACCACCGCGATCGCCTTGACAGGCATCTTCGTCGCAGGCTTGGTCTTTCTCAGTCTGACGCTCCGGGCCATGCTAGGACTAAGCCCTGCATAA
- a CDS encoding amylo-alpha-1,6-glucosidase, which translates to MDDLDTREWLLTNGLGSFASGTVCDAHTRTYHGWLFAALDPPSQRTLLLSHIEASLEIAGQVFALGTHYWLNDAIAPQGFRLLRSFTVDPVPTWVWGDFPGQLTRRLILPYGWVSDRDSTSSLAQNNTSSCFRHQTLIQYSYAGSEVATLRLRPLIGDRDFHHQQRAEPEVRFSQIVGPQQLLLQAIRPGMVGTPWHLRWTQGNYEPDGLWYWNYHYPAETQRGLADYEDLYSPGYLTAVLQPGDQLTLEASVGWPESELPLLNHSLFTVAIQAEQQRLAHDFAAVLPASARALTCTPPEKPPELKPSDASHLWHQLLRAGDQFLVYRASITGPTVIAGYPWFNDWGRDTLIALPGLALATQRFDLAKGLLQTFGHYCHLGLIPNAFPDVGVQPSYNSIDAALWWIEILGLYLEATADWEFLAQQYPVVQKIYKAFIAGTLYNIRVDAADGLVTWDAPGVALTWMDAVVEGKPITPRRGKPIEINALWYSALRWASQWAERLDKEAVTNPETLVNQARRYRQHADQVQASLQQFWNREQQYFYDTIEPDDRPDPKIRPNAVLALSLHHCGFPAEQARQVLQVARDRLLTPYGLRSLDPADPDYVGYYLGQPGGVAPQPIRDCAYHQGTVWSWLIGPFVRAWERFFDTQDSEPLPFDWQPLLDHLQQQACLGSISEIFDGDAPHNPQGAIAQAWSVAEVIRHWPGRE; encoded by the coding sequence ATGGATGATTTAGATACACGGGAATGGCTACTAACGAATGGATTAGGTAGCTTTGCCAGTGGAACCGTTTGTGATGCTCATACTCGCACCTATCATGGTTGGCTATTTGCCGCCCTCGATCCGCCTAGCCAACGCACGCTCCTCCTTTCTCACATTGAAGCAAGTTTGGAGATTGCGGGACAGGTCTTTGCCTTAGGCACGCATTATTGGTTAAACGATGCCATTGCTCCTCAGGGCTTTAGACTTTTGCGATCTTTTACGGTGGACCCTGTTCCAACTTGGGTTTGGGGAGACTTTCCTGGGCAACTCACCCGCCGATTGATCTTGCCCTATGGCTGGGTAAGCGATCGCGACTCCACGTCATCTCTTGCCCAGAATAATACGTCATCTTGCTTTAGACACCAAACTTTGATCCAATACAGCTATGCAGGCAGTGAGGTAGCAACACTAAGATTGCGGCCTTTGATTGGCGATCGCGATTTTCACCATCAACAACGAGCTGAACCGGAGGTCCGTTTTTCCCAAATTGTGGGGCCACAACAACTGCTGTTGCAAGCGATTCGGCCTGGTATGGTAGGCACACCGTGGCATCTACGCTGGACGCAAGGCAACTATGAACCCGATGGCCTCTGGTACTGGAACTACCACTACCCAGCAGAAACTCAACGCGGACTAGCCGACTACGAAGACCTCTACAGCCCTGGGTATTTGACTGCGGTTCTGCAACCCGGTGATCAGTTAACTCTAGAGGCTAGCGTCGGTTGGCCAGAATCAGAGCTGCCTTTGCTCAATCACTCCTTGTTCACAGTAGCCATTCAAGCCGAGCAACAGCGATTGGCCCACGACTTTGCTGCGGTTCTACCTGCGTCTGCTCGAGCTCTAACCTGCACTCCCCCAGAAAAACCGCCTGAGTTAAAACCTAGCGATGCGAGTCATTTATGGCATCAATTACTCCGGGCAGGCGACCAATTTTTGGTGTATCGCGCTTCGATTACAGGCCCAACTGTGATTGCTGGATATCCCTGGTTTAACGATTGGGGACGGGACACGCTGATTGCCCTACCAGGGTTAGCCTTGGCAACGCAACGTTTTGACTTAGCCAAAGGCTTATTGCAAACTTTTGGGCACTATTGCCACTTGGGTCTGATTCCGAACGCCTTTCCCGACGTGGGTGTGCAGCCTTCCTACAACAGCATTGATGCTGCTTTGTGGTGGATTGAAATTCTTGGTCTTTATCTGGAAGCAACCGCAGACTGGGAATTCTTGGCGCAACAATACCCAGTGGTGCAAAAAATCTACAAAGCTTTTATTGCAGGTACACTCTACAACATCCGGGTGGATGCCGCGGATGGCCTCGTCACCTGGGATGCTCCCGGCGTGGCCCTCACCTGGATGGATGCGGTAGTTGAGGGTAAGCCGATTACGCCTCGGCGGGGCAAGCCGATAGAAATCAATGCTTTGTGGTACTCAGCTCTGCGCTGGGCGAGCCAGTGGGCTGAACGCTTAGATAAAGAGGCTGTTACTAATCCTGAGACGTTGGTTAACCAAGCTCGACGCTACCGCCAACATGCCGATCAGGTCCAAGCGTCGCTGCAGCAGTTTTGGAATCGCGAGCAGCAATACTTTTACGACACCATTGAACCGGACGATCGCCCAGACCCCAAAATCCGTCCCAATGCAGTTCTGGCGTTGTCTCTGCACCACTGCGGCTTTCCAGCAGAACAAGCGCGTCAGGTGTTGCAAGTGGCTCGCGATCGCCTACTCACTCCCTATGGCTTACGCAGCCTCGACCCTGCTGATCCTGACTACGTGGGGTACTATCTGGGTCAACCAGGAGGTGTGGCACCCCAACCGATTCGTGATTGTGCTTACCATCAAGGCACCGTTTGGAGCTGGTTAATTGGTCCTTTTGTGCGAGCTTGGGAACGCTTCTTCGACACCCAGGACAGCGAACCCTTACCTTTTGACTGGCAACCATTGCTTGATCACCTGCAACAACAAGCTTGCCTCGGTTCGATTTCCGAAATTTTTGATGGCGATGCCCCTCACAATCCCCAAGGGGCGATCGCCCAAGCTTGGTCAGTCGCAGAAGTGATCCGCCACTGGCCAGGTCGAGAATAG
- a CDS encoding Uma2 family endonuclease, translated as MTYAPNLGTPEDALEDVIFPPSDLLSDEPPLESYLHLQQLLLLLKCLDWCWHQGGLTARDDYFAAGNLTIYYSPRQRKSEQFRGPDFFVVLGTERKPRKSWVVWEEDGKYPNIIVELLSPSTADTDRGLKKQIYQDIFRTPDYFWFDPERLEFAGFHLVDGRYEPLEPNSQGLLWSQQLQLFLGIHKAQLRFFTAEGQLVPTPEESAEAERQRAGHAWQRAEQEQQRADRLAEKLRELGVDPSEI; from the coding sequence ATGACTTATGCGCCTAACTTGGGCACGCCAGAAGATGCACTAGAGGATGTTATATTTCCCCCCAGTGACTTGCTGAGTGATGAGCCACCCTTGGAAAGCTATTTGCATTTGCAACAACTCCTGCTGCTGTTAAAGTGCCTGGATTGGTGCTGGCACCAGGGAGGACTAACAGCCCGCGACGATTATTTTGCGGCAGGCAATCTCACCATTTATTACAGCCCTCGCCAGCGCAAGTCCGAGCAATTCCGGGGGCCAGATTTCTTTGTCGTGCTTGGCACAGAGCGGAAGCCTCGGAAAAGTTGGGTAGTTTGGGAAGAAGACGGCAAATATCCCAACATCATCGTGGAGCTGCTATCGCCCTCTACTGCTGATACCGACCGAGGGTTGAAAAAGCAAATTTATCAAGATATTTTTCGGACCCCAGACTATTTCTGGTTCGACCCGGAACGCCTGGAATTTGCTGGTTTTCACCTGGTAGATGGCCGCTATGAACCTCTAGAACCTAATTCTCAAGGTTTGCTCTGGAGTCAGCAATTACAGCTATTTTTGGGCATTCATAAAGCTCAGTTGCGCTTCTTTACGGCTGAAGGCCAGCTAGTACCCACGCCAGAAGAATCGGCGGAGGCGGAACGACAGCGAGCTGGACATGCGTGGCAGCGGGCTGAACAAGAACAGCAAAGAGCCGATCGCTTGGCCGAGAAATTACGAGAATTAGGCGTAGATCCTTCAGAGATTTAG
- a CDS encoding DUF1838 domain-containing protein, with translation MVAEVQEFDAKAFVKVRASLDAREQSWLTWAGSIYAFIPGEKRQRLFKMVGMSVSRCIPAEQEGVWDFVSRELTYYLDPHTNEILHQWHNPWTGETLPVMHVANNPVQGYFQGQFPAQVDGEIATFVFDLFPTYPNPLAGDDRFRDYSPQAIYQAAELFKLTVPLAELLNPELNSVSQLHLGWDRIGPWLPWMKMGDRPGQLIYSAYGSKVGGLAELPPQLQSEINTRVPAYQSAPQSPQDESDVTSWIYFKQHFADYLAGVTFPISE, from the coding sequence ATGGTTGCTGAAGTTCAAGAGTTTGATGCTAAGGCCTTTGTCAAAGTACGGGCCTCTCTGGATGCAAGGGAACAAAGCTGGTTAACTTGGGCAGGATCAATTTATGCCTTTATTCCCGGAGAGAAACGGCAACGCCTATTCAAAATGGTGGGTATGAGCGTCAGCCGCTGTATACCAGCAGAGCAGGAGGGAGTCTGGGACTTTGTCTCACGAGAACTGACTTATTACCTCGACCCTCACACCAACGAGATTTTGCATCAATGGCACAATCCTTGGACGGGTGAAACATTGCCTGTAATGCATGTCGCTAACAACCCGGTGCAAGGTTACTTTCAAGGTCAGTTTCCAGCCCAAGTGGATGGTGAAATTGCCACCTTCGTATTTGATTTGTTCCCAACTTATCCCAACCCTCTAGCGGGAGACGATCGGTTTCGGGACTACAGCCCTCAAGCTATCTATCAAGCGGCGGAACTGTTCAAACTTACGGTGCCTTTGGCAGAGCTGCTCAATCCTGAACTCAATTCGGTTTCTCAATTGCACCTCGGCTGGGATCGCATTGGGCCTTGGCTACCCTGGATGAAGATGGGCGATCGCCCTGGTCAGCTCATTTACAGTGCTTACGGTAGCAAGGTAGGTGGCTTGGCTGAGTTGCCACCACAGCTACAGTCAGAGATCAACACTAGAGTTCCCGCTTACCAATCAGCTCCTCAATCTCCTCAAGATGAGTCAGATGTAACTTCTTGGATCTACTTCAAACAGCACTTTGCCGACTATTTAGCAGGAGTCACCTTTCCGATTTCAGAATGA
- a CDS encoding CHAT domain-containing protein — MKQVIRRIGLWLVLSLFFASVVHAAPLDTALDQGRVTEAVPLIEQTWEKQYEDYFRVNFPDPTITAADVAKTLSQLATQTGQKPALIYVVPRAKQLELVLISPGQPPVQKRVAAAPASVLLPKVKQFSLAITDPRLKPSNQYLPAAQQLYEWMLSPLEAELAAQKIDTLIFCLGVGLRTLPLSALHDGQQFLAEKYSLSRIPAFTLTDTLYSDIRRAPVLAMGASSFKEHIPLPSVPVELFLVARNTKSRRFFLNQDFTLANLQRQRTSQAFKIIHLATHADFQPGSPRHSYIQLWDDKLQLNEMQQLRWQNPSVELLVLSACKTAIGDRNAELGFAGLAVQAGVKSAIASLWYVSDRGTLSLMSEFYRQLQTAPIKAEALRQVQISLLRKQVRIENGQLRSSRGPFSLPPELAGQNEDLSHPYYWAAFTVVGSPW; from the coding sequence ATGAAACAAGTGATTCGCCGCATTGGTTTATGGTTGGTACTCTCCCTCTTCTTCGCCTCTGTTGTCCATGCCGCTCCACTAGATACTGCGCTTGACCAAGGAAGGGTAACAGAGGCAGTCCCTCTAATTGAACAAACTTGGGAAAAGCAATACGAAGATTACTTTCGCGTCAATTTTCCAGACCCAACTATTACGGCGGCAGATGTAGCCAAAACCCTGAGTCAACTAGCAACGCAAACAGGCCAAAAGCCAGCTCTGATCTATGTTGTGCCCAGAGCCAAACAACTAGAACTGGTGCTCATTAGCCCTGGTCAACCCCCAGTGCAAAAACGCGTTGCAGCGGCTCCTGCTTCGGTGTTGTTGCCTAAGGTCAAGCAGTTTAGCCTAGCGATCACCGACCCCCGCCTCAAGCCTAGCAATCAGTACTTGCCAGCCGCACAGCAACTCTATGAATGGATGCTCTCGCCGTTAGAAGCAGAGTTGGCTGCTCAAAAAATCGACACGCTGATCTTTTGCTTAGGGGTAGGGCTGCGCACATTACCCTTGTCAGCGCTACATGATGGGCAGCAGTTTCTAGCCGAGAAGTACAGTCTGTCTCGGATTCCTGCTTTTACTTTGACGGATACTCTCTACAGCGATATCCGTAGGGCACCTGTTTTAGCGATGGGCGCTTCTAGCTTTAAGGAGCATATCCCTTTGCCAAGCGTTCCCGTAGAGTTATTCTTGGTGGCTCGCAATACTAAATCTCGGCGATTTTTTCTCAATCAAGACTTCACTTTGGCGAATTTGCAGCGCCAACGCACCAGTCAAGCTTTCAAAATTATTCACTTGGCGACTCACGCTGACTTTCAACCAGGATCTCCTCGCCATTCCTATATCCAGTTGTGGGATGACAAGTTGCAGCTGAACGAAATGCAGCAGTTGCGTTGGCAAAATCCATCAGTGGAGTTGTTGGTGCTGAGCGCTTGCAAAACGGCAATTGGCGATCGCAATGCGGAGTTGGGGTTTGCGGGGTTGGCAGTGCAGGCGGGGGTAAAGTCGGCGATCGCAAGTTTGTGGTATGTCAGCGATAGGGGGACTTTAAGCTTGATGAGTGAGTTTTATCGCCAACTACAAACGGCTCCAATTAAGGCGGAGGCTTTGCGACAGGTGCAAATTTCGCTATTGCGGAAGCAGGTGCGGATTGAAAACGGGCAGTTGCGGAGTTCTAGGGGACCGTTTTCGCTGCCTCCAGAACTGGCAGGGCAGAATGAGGATCTCTCGCATCCTTACTATTGGGCGGCGTTTACGGTGGTGGGGAGTCCTTGGTAG
- a CDS encoding VOC family protein has protein sequence MISSQPQIVAGIYEVCIGVVDPLAPIQYWEQFGYQIGQIGELTAETAQQLYGVNSAVRSLRLHHQNADHGLIRLMHWDHPTNEGLGLDSMKVKGNRWATTMTADALTLWNHAEEAAIAGWPIRYIQPHWEVIYNKDRKSQPFTSDAIGVREMLLLQPLARQVLFQRFGYSLPHYGTIHEHARFQTSQFTHMGLVIQDDSKTSLKFYEDVLGLVRVRDDVETSYESSPAGRQIFDLAPGEHFLVTAFDEPRSSATDLQAARSGRLYIIRFPESIPLSDRYTHAQPGSLGMSLYTYRVQGLQAMCDRIQSSSAQQITAIIPNEFGEPSFSFTAPDGYFWTLVGGEG, from the coding sequence ATGATTTCCAGCCAACCCCAAATTGTTGCAGGCATCTACGAAGTTTGTATCGGTGTAGTGGACCCACTAGCCCCGATTCAGTACTGGGAGCAATTTGGCTATCAAATTGGGCAAATTGGCGAGTTAACGGCAGAAACCGCTCAGCAATTGTACGGCGTGAATTCAGCGGTGCGATCGCTGCGATTGCACCACCAAAACGCCGATCATGGCCTGATTCGTTTAATGCACTGGGATCATCCCACCAATGAAGGCTTGGGTTTAGATTCTATGAAGGTGAAAGGCAATCGCTGGGCCACAACCATGACCGCTGATGCCCTCACTCTGTGGAACCATGCCGAAGAAGCGGCTATTGCAGGATGGCCCATCCGCTACATCCAGCCGCACTGGGAAGTCATTTATAACAAAGATCGCAAAAGTCAGCCTTTCACTAGCGATGCGATCGGCGTGCGCGAAATGCTGCTGCTGCAACCTCTAGCCCGCCAAGTCTTGTTTCAGCGATTCGGCTACAGCCTGCCCCACTACGGCACCATCCACGAACATGCCCGCTTCCAAACCAGCCAGTTTACTCACATGGGACTGGTGATTCAAGACGACAGCAAAACCAGCCTCAAATTTTACGAAGACGTGCTCGGCTTAGTGCGAGTCCGCGACGATGTCGAAACCAGCTACGAAAGCTCACCTGCCGGACGCCAAATCTTTGACCTAGCACCCGGAGAACACTTCCTCGTCACCGCCTTCGACGAACCCCGCTCCTCCGCCACAGACCTGCAAGCCGCCCGCTCCGGTAGACTCTATATCATCCGCTTCCCCGAATCCATCCCACTGAGCGATCGCTACACCCACGCCCAACCCGGAAGCCTCGGCATGTCCCTCTACACCTACCGCGTCCAAGGACTTCAAGCAATGTGCGATCGCATCCAATCCAGTTCCGCTCAACAAATCACAGCCATCATCCCCAACGAATTTGGTGAACCCAGCTTCTCCTTTACTGCTCCTGATGGTTACTTTTGGACATTAGTGGGTGGGGAAGGATGA
- the cax gene encoding calcium/proton exchanger — protein MVKKLFSLGLLVFIPISIAAEQLHWGSLAVFITSAIAIVPLAIWLSTATEEVAVITGPSIGGLLNAVFGNATELIIALVALRAGLIDIVKASITGTIISNLLLVMGLSMFLGGLRYKEQDFQPIVARVNGSSMTLAVTALVLPAVVLYTSDGVEPTAMTNLSLTVAAVLIIVYGLTLLFSLKTHSYLYEVGLSDLEESTAAQTSHSEATTHKPSLPLWIGVLIIATLGVAFESELFVGVVEEATAGLGLTPLFTGVILLPLVGGAAEYVTAVRVAIKNNMDLSVSVAMGSSLLVALLVAPILVLVGQIIGQPMDLSFNPFEIVAVAIAVVVANLISLDGRSNWLEGALLLATYTVLGAAFYFHPA, from the coding sequence ATGGTAAAAAAACTGTTTTCGCTTGGTCTATTAGTCTTTATCCCTATTTCCATTGCGGCAGAACAACTGCACTGGGGATCACTAGCTGTGTTTATCACCTCAGCGATCGCGATCGTTCCGTTAGCAATTTGGTTGAGTACAGCCACCGAGGAAGTCGCTGTCATCACTGGCCCCTCCATTGGTGGGTTATTAAACGCCGTTTTTGGCAACGCCACCGAGTTGATTATTGCCTTGGTTGCACTCCGGGCAGGTCTGATTGATATTGTGAAAGCCAGCATCACAGGAACCATCATCAGTAACCTGCTTTTGGTGATGGGCCTATCGATGTTTTTGGGTGGTTTGCGCTACAAAGAGCAAGACTTTCAACCGATTGTGGCGCGGGTCAATGGTTCATCCATGACCCTAGCAGTGACCGCACTCGTCTTACCTGCTGTTGTGCTCTACACCTCGGATGGCGTTGAACCAACGGCGATGACCAACCTTTCCCTCACCGTCGCCGCAGTTCTGATCATTGTTTACGGCTTAACTTTGTTGTTTTCTCTTAAAACCCATAGTTATCTCTATGAAGTCGGGCTATCAGATTTGGAAGAATCAACAGCTGCCCAAACTTCGCACTCCGAGGCAACTACGCACAAACCCAGCCTACCGCTCTGGATTGGAGTCCTGATCATAGCCACGCTGGGAGTCGCCTTTGAGTCAGAATTGTTTGTCGGCGTCGTCGAGGAAGCTACCGCAGGCTTAGGACTGACCCCCCTCTTTACTGGCGTTATTCTGTTGCCCCTAGTAGGTGGTGCCGCAGAATATGTGACTGCCGTTCGCGTCGCCATCAAAAACAACATGGACCTGTCCGTCTCCGTCGCCATGGGGTCCAGCCTGCTAGTCGCCCTGCTAGTCGCCCCCATCTTAGTCCTCGTCGGACAAATCATCGGCCAACCCATGGACCTCAGTTTCAACCCCTTTGAAATCGTCGCCGTCGCGATCGCTGTCGTCGTCGCCAACCTAATCAGCCTAGACGGACGCTCTAACTGGCTAGAAGGCGCACTCTTGCTCGCAACCTACACCGTGTTAGGCGCAGCTTTTTACTTCCATCCAGCGTAG